The Gemmatimonas aurantiaca T-27 DNA segment GTGTCGCCTATATCCCCATGCTCCAGGCCTCAGTCCGGCGACCGGAGCTGAATGCCCTGGGGCAGGCGGCCGGCGCCCTGGCACTCCTGATGTTCGCGGGAAGCGCCTACGGTTTTCTGCGCCGGGTACGGATCGGGGAACGGGGCGCCGGTGCCATTCTGCTCGGCTTTGGTCTCTTCCTGCTCTTCACACTCGAGGAGCTGGCCGTCGCATCAGGTTGGATCGACTTCATCTACCTCGCGGATCTGGGCTACTTCAGTGTGGTGGCGCCGGTGGCTTGGCAGATGCTGAGTGGTTTCCGCGATGATGCCAATGAACTCGACCAGCTCTCTACGCACCTCACCGACGAAGTGCGTCGCCGCACCGAAGAACGCGACGACGCGCGGCGCGTGATGCTCGAGCAGCAGCGTCTCGCATCACTGGGGCGACTGGCAGCCGGTGTGGGTCATGAGATCAACAATCCGCTGCAGTACCTGCGTTTCAATCTCGAGGAGCTGCGTGACCATCCGGCACTCCGAGACGATGAAGAAGGACGGGTGGCCGTCGACCAGGCTTTCGAAGGCGTCGATCGCATTCGTCAGGTGGTGGATGGACTGCGCACCTACGTGCGTCCGGGTGCCGATGAGCTAGTGCCGCTCGACATCCGCGACGTCGCGCGCGCCGCGCTGCGCGTTGCCGCACCACAGTGGCGACAAGGCATCACGGTCTCCACCGAACTCGCAGATGTTCCACTCGTGAATGGTCATGAAGGCCGACTCGTGCAGGTGGCATTGAACCCCATCGTGAATGGGGCGCAGGCGATGCTCGCGCATGCGGACGCCACGCGGAAGACGCTCACGGTGGTCACGCGCACCGGCGCGGATGGATGGGCCGAGATTCTGGTGCGTGACCAGGGGCCGGGTTTCGCGCCGGAAGTGACCGCTCGCCTCGGTGAGCCGTACGTCACCACCAAAGCGGCCACCGGTGGTACCGGCCTCGGATTGTTTGTTGCGCGCGGCATCGTGGAAGCACATGGTGGCACCGTCACGTTCGCGAATCTGCCGGAGGGCGGCGCGTCGGTGCTGGTGCGTTTGCCACCCGTGAAAGTGCCCAGGCAGGGCGTGGGGGAGCGCCGGACACCACAATCCTTCCCTGTGCTGCCCAAGACCACCACGCCACTGCGTGTGCTCGTGGTGGAGGACGATCCCTCCGCGTTGCATGCGATCGAACGCGGACTCGTCAGAGAAGGGCTCGAGGTGACGTCCTATTCCCGTGCCCGCGATGCGCTGGCGTGGTTGGCCGACGCGGAGGTCGCGCGACGTGTGGATCTCGTGGTCACCGACCTCATGATGCCGGATGTCTCGGGCTCGCAGTTCGCGGCGGCATTGGCCACGGCACATCCTCGACTGCGGGAGCGACTGGTCGTGCTCACGGGTGGTGCGGCGGCCCCCGAGGAAGAAGCATTCCTGCATGAGCCCGGACTGCTCGTATTGGGCAAACCCATCACGCGGCAGGAGCTCGCCGCTCAATTGCGTGCGCGTGTGGTCGCCCCGACCAAGGGCAGCAGGGCGTAAACCCTCGTGGAACTCCTCGGTGTCGCATGGCCAACGACTTCCGAGGATTCCATGGCTCCTGATCACACATCGTCTCCTGCGCGCGCCGCGTGCGTCATGCGACCCCTGCTGTGGGCATTGCCCTTCATGCTCACCTTGCCGGGGGCGTTGCCCTTCAGTGCCGCCGAG contains these protein-coding regions:
- a CDS encoding hybrid sensor histidine kinase/response regulator, whose protein sequence is MSIELILAVIGVALQFTTMAAAWTLGGAARWRRARWFTAVTLTAGMYCVVDVVGALQIMQGMNHDWTMGTNLVLATVHAATWLIFAFVDNAGRWQSVPLAVRSISIAAVAVNLTLVTTGLAHVLEPVRVAYIPMLQASVRRPELNALGQAAGALALLMFAGSAYGFLRRVRIGERGAGAILLGFGLFLLFTLEELAVASGWIDFIYLADLGYFSVVAPVAWQMLSGFRDDANELDQLSTHLTDEVRRRTEERDDARRVMLEQQRLASLGRLAAGVGHEINNPLQYLRFNLEELRDHPALRDDEEGRVAVDQAFEGVDRIRQVVDGLRTYVRPGADELVPLDIRDVARAALRVAAPQWRQGITVSTELADVPLVNGHEGRLVQVALNPIVNGAQAMLAHADATRKTLTVVTRTGADGWAEILVRDQGPGFAPEVTARLGEPYVTTKAATGGTGLGLFVARGIVEAHGGTVTFANLPEGGASVLVRLPPVKVPRQGVGERRTPQSFPVLPKTTTPLRVLVVEDDPSALHAIERGLVREGLEVTSYSRARDALAWLADAEVARRVDLVVTDLMMPDVSGSQFAAALATAHPRLRERLVVLTGGAAAPEEEAFLHEPGLLVLGKPITRQELAAQLRARVVAPTKGSRA